The following are from one region of the Sandaracinus amylolyticus genome:
- a CDS encoding HEAT repeat domain-containing protein, translated as MKTIIKLFVLAALLVGPVASASAQATGSPDFRPYSREGEISPHTQAPTREQLMNAIDVARRSSPVALQTLLEYGERVECHECVPLLEQRMLDPQEDARVREMAAWWLRRRPFGFGAIMAETRAVLESDPDPARRAVAADAIGEFMDPHGVAHLGRALTNDGDVQVRVAAVRGLARINSAASLPFISQALGDANVQVQDAALRVVLHVNFFRDHEALLPLLASTEGSIRRRAALVIGTMHVDAAVPALAAMVTGDTDDMVRQSAAWALGRIGTADARAALREAQGTERSTRVLDAIEVAIRMR; from the coding sequence ATGAAGACGATCATCAAGCTCTTCGTCCTCGCCGCGCTGCTGGTGGGCCCCGTCGCGAGCGCCTCGGCGCAGGCGACCGGCTCGCCGGACTTCAGGCCCTACTCGCGTGAGGGCGAGATCAGCCCCCACACCCAGGCGCCGACGCGCGAGCAGCTCATGAACGCGATCGACGTCGCGCGCAGGAGCTCCCCGGTCGCGCTGCAGACGCTGCTCGAGTACGGCGAGCGCGTCGAGTGCCACGAGTGCGTGCCGCTGCTCGAGCAGCGCATGCTCGACCCGCAGGAGGACGCGCGGGTGCGCGAGATGGCTGCGTGGTGGCTGCGCCGTCGTCCCTTCGGGTTCGGCGCGATCATGGCGGAGACGCGCGCGGTGCTGGAGAGCGATCCCGATCCGGCGCGTCGCGCGGTCGCGGCCGATGCGATCGGCGAGTTCATGGATCCGCACGGCGTCGCGCACCTCGGTCGCGCGCTGACGAACGACGGTGACGTGCAGGTCCGCGTCGCGGCGGTGCGCGGCCTCGCGCGCATCAACTCGGCGGCGTCGCTGCCCTTCATCTCGCAGGCGCTCGGCGACGCGAACGTCCAGGTGCAGGACGCGGCGCTGCGCGTGGTGCTGCACGTGAACTTCTTCCGCGACCACGAGGCGCTGCTCCCGCTCCTCGCGAGCACGGAAGGATCGATCCGTCGCCGCGCGGCGCTCGTGATCGGCACGATGCACGTCGACGCCGCGGTGCCCGCGCTCGCCGCGATGGTCACCGGCGACACCGACGACATGGTGCGTCAGTCGGCGGCGTGGGCGCTCGGTCGCATCGGCACCGCGGACGCGCGCGCCGCGCTGCGCGAGGCGCAGGGCACGGAGCGCTCGACGCGCGTGCTCGACGCGATCGAAGTCGCCATCCGCATGCGCTGA
- a CDS encoding DUF6223 family protein, which translates to MQTLLLVRARAVLVVAALLAWPAAPAAAQAAAGVIGTGSGRAGATVAALIALASVITGGWATARAHGRLAVGHARDGAIVALVLAVIGMALAALHLATSTGAVGTGNGRGGAIVGVVLAVIGLALGQRALARSVRTQ; encoded by the coding sequence ATGCAGACCCTTCTCCTCGTCCGCGCTCGAGCCGTCCTCGTCGTCGCCGCGCTGCTCGCGTGGCCCGCGGCGCCTGCCGCGGCGCAGGCCGCCGCGGGCGTGATCGGGACCGGCTCCGGGCGCGCCGGCGCGACCGTGGCCGCGCTGATCGCGCTCGCGTCGGTGATCACCGGAGGCTGGGCGACCGCGCGCGCCCACGGGAGGCTCGCGGTGGGCCACGCACGGGACGGCGCGATCGTCGCGCTCGTGCTCGCCGTGATCGGGATGGCGCTCGCGGCGCTGCACCTGGCGACCTCCACGGGCGCGGTCGGCACCGGCAACGGGCGTGGCGGCGCGATCGTCGGGGTGGTGCTCGCGGTGATCGGCCTCGCGCTCGGGCAGCGCGCGCTCGCCCGCTCGGTCCGCACTCAGTGA
- a CDS encoding protein-disulfide reductase DsbD family protein, whose protein sequence is MFDVAAEFEAALSSGNWAIALPLIYLAGLGTALTPCVYPMIAITVSVFGARQAKTKVEGAMLSTAYVLGMCALMTPLGVFSALSGGFFGEWLNYPVVLIGFAVLFVALALAMFGLYELNLPPALQNKLAGVGGIGLKGAFALGFAMALIATPCTGPALVALLAWIGNTGNVGLGAGAMFLYALGLGTLFWVVGTFAVSLPKSGRWMEMVKSVFGIVLCVMALYWIKDLIPGLMDAFERTWLVLAIALGVAAIGLAVGAVHLDFHEPNVAVRVRKALGIVLATTGSFAVLAWMITPALGLTWREDFQAALAEAREEGRPYIVDFGASWCQACGELERNTFTDPRVIEEGSRFVAVHVDLSPGQDTEEKRALLRGYAQRGLPLVVLHASDGSEVHRVTEFIEAEELLSLMQQVR, encoded by the coding sequence ATGTTCGACGTCGCCGCGGAGTTCGAAGCCGCGCTGAGCTCGGGGAACTGGGCGATCGCCCTTCCCCTCATCTATCTCGCCGGCCTCGGCACCGCGCTGACGCCGTGCGTGTACCCGATGATCGCGATCACGGTCTCGGTGTTCGGCGCGCGCCAGGCCAAGACGAAGGTCGAGGGCGCGATGCTCTCGACCGCGTACGTGCTCGGCATGTGCGCGCTGATGACGCCGCTCGGCGTGTTCAGCGCGCTCTCGGGCGGCTTCTTCGGCGAGTGGCTGAACTACCCGGTCGTGCTGATCGGGTTCGCGGTGCTCTTCGTCGCGCTCGCGCTCGCGATGTTCGGCCTCTACGAGCTCAACCTGCCGCCCGCGCTGCAGAACAAGCTCGCGGGCGTCGGCGGCATCGGCCTGAAGGGCGCGTTCGCGCTCGGCTTCGCGATGGCGCTGATCGCGACGCCGTGCACCGGGCCCGCGCTCGTCGCGCTGCTCGCGTGGATCGGCAACACCGGCAACGTCGGGCTCGGCGCGGGGGCGATGTTCCTCTACGCGCTCGGCCTCGGGACGCTCTTCTGGGTGGTCGGCACCTTCGCGGTGTCGCTCCCGAAGAGCGGCCGGTGGATGGAGATGGTGAAGAGCGTCTTCGGCATCGTGCTCTGCGTGATGGCGCTCTACTGGATCAAGGATCTGATCCCCGGCCTGATGGACGCGTTCGAGCGCACCTGGCTGGTGCTCGCGATCGCGCTCGGGGTGGCGGCGATCGGGCTCGCGGTGGGCGCGGTGCACCTCGACTTCCACGAGCCGAACGTCGCGGTACGCGTGCGCAAGGCGCTCGGCATCGTGCTGGCGACGACCGGATCGTTCGCGGTGCTCGCGTGGATGATCACGCCGGCGCTGGGCCTCACCTGGCGCGAGGACTTCCAGGCCGCGCTCGCCGAGGCGCGTGAAGAGGGGCGCCCCTACATCGTCGACTTCGGCGCGTCGTGGTGCCAGGCGTGCGGCGAGCTCGAGCGCAACACGTTCACCGATCCCCGCGTGATCGAAGAGGGCTCGCGCTTCGTCGCGGTGCACGTCGATCTCTCGCCGGGGCAGGACACCGAGGAGAAGCGCGCGCTGCTGCGCGGCTACGCGCAGCGCGGCCTGCCGCTCGTGGTGCTGCACGCGAGCGATGGCAGCGAGGTGCACCGCGTGACCGAGTTCATCGAGGCCGAAGAGCTCCTGTCGCTGATGCAGCAGGTGCGCTGA
- a CDS encoding OmpA family protein, with protein sequence MIRSRRLASLVLVVALPALTACQATAVLRGRIRGARDITQQAEERGARNCAPRELATAQAHLEFAEVELDQGNLGRAQEHFALAEPNARAALRMSPPERCLPHEEEAPPPAPGDRDGDGILDPDDQCPDDPEDRDGVEDADGCPEDQDTDGDTITDTNDLCPFEAEDRDGTLDDDGCPEPDDDLDGILDDADRCRTEPEDHDGFEDADGCPDLDNDADRFPDATDRCPNEPGIEAEQGCPRVYQDVEVTSEGIVIHQQVFFETNRAVIRSVSFPLLDTVAQVLRDFPDITVEVQGHTDSRGRDAHNLRLSQQRADSVREYLIRAGIAPERLTARGYGETQPIETNATPDGRAANRRVEFRRTDAGARPRSAP encoded by the coding sequence GTGATCCGCTCGCGTCGTCTGGCCTCGCTCGTGCTCGTCGTCGCGCTGCCCGCGCTCACCGCGTGTCAGGCGACCGCCGTGCTCCGTGGGCGGATCCGCGGTGCGCGCGACATCACGCAGCAAGCGGAGGAGCGCGGCGCGCGCAACTGCGCTCCGCGCGAGCTCGCGACCGCGCAGGCCCACCTCGAATTCGCCGAGGTCGAGCTCGATCAGGGCAACCTCGGTCGCGCCCAGGAGCACTTCGCGCTCGCCGAGCCCAACGCGCGCGCCGCGCTGCGGATGAGCCCGCCCGAGCGCTGCCTCCCCCACGAAGAAGAAGCACCGCCGCCCGCGCCCGGCGATCGCGACGGCGACGGCATCCTCGATCCCGACGATCAGTGCCCCGACGATCCCGAGGATCGCGACGGCGTCGAGGACGCCGACGGCTGCCCCGAGGACCAGGACACCGACGGCGACACGATCACCGACACGAACGATCTCTGCCCGTTCGAGGCCGAGGATCGCGACGGCACGCTCGACGACGACGGCTGCCCCGAGCCCGACGACGATCTCGACGGCATCCTCGACGACGCCGATCGCTGCCGCACCGAGCCCGAGGACCACGACGGCTTCGAGGACGCCGACGGCTGCCCCGATCTCGACAACGACGCCGATCGCTTCCCCGACGCGACCGATCGCTGCCCCAACGAGCCGGGCATCGAGGCCGAGCAGGGCTGCCCGCGCGTCTACCAGGACGTCGAGGTGACGAGCGAAGGCATCGTCATCCACCAGCAGGTCTTCTTCGAGACCAACCGCGCGGTGATCCGCTCGGTCTCGTTCCCGCTGCTCGACACCGTCGCGCAGGTGCTCCGTGACTTCCCTGACATCACCGTCGAGGTGCAGGGTCACACCGACTCGCGCGGCCGCGACGCGCACAACCTGAGGCTCTCGCAGCAGCGCGCCGACTCGGTCCGCGAGTACCTGATCCGCGCGGGAATCGCGCCGGAACGGCTCACGGCACGCGGCTACGGCGAGACCCAGCCCATCGAGACGAACGCGACGCCCGACGGGCGCGCGGCGAACCGACGCGTCGAATTCCGACGCACCGACGCGGGGGCCCGGCCGCGTTCGGCGCCTTGA
- a CDS encoding DUF4398 domain-containing protein: MTASTAAPRTVDDRPRAPRTFIVALACALLPACGPSLYTFQILPASSAVSQAEQAGAPEHAPYEYWTAHEYLEKAAEEANEGNYQDAIRFAERAREMGELAQEETSRRMRVSREDEAQ; this comes from the coding sequence TTGACTGCTTCCACGGCCGCGCCGCGCACAGTCGACGATCGTCCACGCGCTCCTCGCACGTTCATCGTCGCGCTCGCGTGCGCGCTGCTGCCCGCGTGCGGTCCATCGCTCTACACGTTCCAGATCCTCCCGGCGTCGTCGGCGGTGAGCCAGGCCGAGCAGGCGGGCGCCCCCGAGCACGCGCCCTACGAGTACTGGACCGCGCACGAGTACCTCGAGAAGGCCGCGGAAGAGGCGAACGAGGGCAACTACCAGGACGCGATCCGCTTCGCCGAGCGAGCACGCGAGATGGGCGAGCTCGCGCAGGAGGAGACGTCGCGCCGCATGCGCGTGTCGCGAGAGGACGAGGCGCAGTGA
- a CDS encoding TolB family protein, translating to MRTKNAAVCVVALTLVSTIGCGPPDLPESSYYDERIQPLLSTSCVRQNTGCHLGTPEGLSAGSLDLTSYDAAMRRDDLFTAYGPYPLPLLLMKPGDPVQVSVETFDPPDPARPDERFVRVETDIRHAGGSTVDLGTTGFALLQQWTSSGHQRSGVPDETLSESIGPCRHGAGSVVGYDPAAADVDPALFERFRDEVQPVLREACAGSSCHGTTIADLYLSCGEDDEELRWNYWVALQFVTTPVSTSELLRRPLSTLRGGTFHEGGNVFGSVEDPRYEVLRAWAEEVATRQPALLQPWIPEDADEEGFRFFANRVQPVIVRKGCMFLNCHSPAMFHDLRLRGGAGGHFGRLATVRNYRMARELLAPEASTPNESRIIAKNLFPDEQVSGASGLFHRGGSLFEDFGRDGGAPNPADPSDCAGVDADAGDLNTIPAYCVMARWWEIEREGGITRGEIVPDGASAVVWVSRPAGVGRVDDFDTYRPGADLVAADATFAADGALSLGAERSLLASCSGITVASADVRGPAVTWDGSRVAFAVRTSASTPLRLWWVNVDGSGCEPIPGVAASVETANGILVHDFDPAFAPDGRLVFASTRGNLDPSATGRTGPTRAPATMRPNANLYIVDEGGAVRQLTFLLNQELQPALMTDGRLIFSTEKREVEFHQFAGRRQNLDGGDYHPLFAQRESVGFRSATEIVELLDRNLAMVAAPIDAADGAGTIVIVNRSIGPDQDDRDGNDRAYIHSMRFPAPGAFDGGSGVYRSPSPLPSGRLIVSCDLAATDLRAGGFAFELCEIDPDTGAVRTVGGRAGAADVEAVAVYSRLPREIFHSRMDEVNGSTGIVPGATDAEITVMDFPMLATLLFANRRTSRPIVGEIGGFDVLEALAPPDGADTFGDVMGEVVSDDFGMFYRSMRDLGHVDLAPDGSASFRVRGGASIELRVTSRSGAPLAFGEDAIFTGEMHQREHMQFYPGERIRQSIPRARFNELCGGCHGSISGRELDVAADIDVLTEASRHVSAVGEDPVDLSGL from the coding sequence ATGAGGACGAAGAACGCAGCCGTGTGCGTCGTCGCCCTGACGCTCGTGTCGACGATCGGCTGCGGCCCGCCGGATCTGCCCGAGAGCTCGTACTACGACGAGCGCATCCAGCCGCTCCTGTCGACGAGCTGCGTGCGACAGAACACCGGATGCCACCTCGGCACGCCCGAGGGCCTGAGCGCGGGCAGCCTCGACCTCACGTCGTACGACGCGGCGATGCGGCGCGACGACCTCTTCACCGCATACGGGCCGTACCCGCTGCCGCTGCTGCTGATGAAGCCGGGCGATCCGGTGCAGGTCTCGGTCGAGACCTTCGACCCGCCGGATCCCGCGCGCCCCGACGAGCGCTTCGTCCGCGTCGAGACCGACATCCGTCACGCCGGTGGCTCGACCGTCGATCTCGGCACGACGGGCTTCGCGCTGCTGCAGCAGTGGACCTCGTCGGGCCATCAGCGCAGCGGCGTGCCCGACGAGACGCTGAGCGAGAGCATCGGTCCCTGCCGTCACGGCGCGGGCAGCGTCGTCGGCTACGACCCTGCGGCCGCGGACGTCGATCCCGCGCTCTTCGAGCGGTTCCGCGACGAGGTGCAGCCGGTGCTGCGCGAGGCGTGCGCGGGCTCGAGCTGCCACGGCACGACCATCGCCGACCTCTATCTCTCGTGCGGCGAGGACGACGAGGAGCTGCGCTGGAACTACTGGGTCGCGCTCCAGTTCGTCACCACGCCGGTCTCGACGTCGGAGCTCCTGCGCCGTCCGCTCTCGACGTTGCGCGGCGGCACGTTCCACGAGGGCGGCAACGTCTTCGGGTCGGTCGAAGATCCGCGCTACGAGGTGCTGCGCGCGTGGGCCGAAGAGGTCGCGACGCGACAGCCCGCGCTGCTCCAGCCGTGGATCCCCGAGGACGCCGACGAGGAGGGCTTCCGCTTCTTCGCGAACCGCGTGCAGCCGGTGATCGTGCGCAAGGGCTGCATGTTCCTCAATTGCCACTCGCCCGCGATGTTCCACGACCTGCGGCTGCGCGGCGGCGCGGGCGGGCACTTCGGTCGTCTCGCGACGGTGCGCAACTACCGCATGGCGCGCGAGCTCCTCGCGCCCGAGGCGAGCACGCCCAACGAGAGCCGCATCATCGCGAAGAACCTCTTCCCCGACGAGCAGGTGTCGGGCGCGTCGGGCCTCTTCCATCGCGGGGGATCGCTCTTCGAAGACTTCGGTCGCGACGGTGGCGCGCCGAACCCCGCGGACCCCAGCGACTGCGCGGGCGTCGACGCGGACGCCGGGGATCTGAACACGATCCCCGCGTACTGCGTGATGGCGCGGTGGTGGGAGATCGAGCGCGAGGGCGGCATCACGCGCGGCGAGATCGTGCCCGACGGCGCGAGCGCGGTGGTGTGGGTCTCGCGCCCCGCGGGCGTGGGTCGCGTCGACGACTTCGACACATACCGGCCGGGCGCGGATCTGGTCGCGGCCGACGCGACGTTCGCGGCGGACGGAGCGCTCTCGCTGGGCGCCGAGCGATCGCTGCTCGCATCGTGCAGCGGCATCACCGTCGCGAGCGCCGACGTGCGCGGGCCCGCGGTGACGTGGGACGGATCGCGCGTCGCGTTCGCGGTGCGCACCAGCGCGAGCACGCCGCTGCGCTTGTGGTGGGTGAACGTCGACGGCAGCGGATGCGAGCCGATCCCCGGGGTCGCCGCGAGCGTGGAGACCGCGAACGGGATCCTCGTGCACGACTTCGATCCCGCGTTCGCGCCCGACGGTCGCCTCGTCTTCGCGTCGACGCGCGGAAACCTCGATCCGAGCGCGACCGGTCGGACCGGACCGACGCGCGCGCCCGCGACGATGCGTCCCAACGCGAACCTCTACATCGTCGACGAGGGCGGCGCGGTCCGTCAGCTCACGTTCCTCTTGAACCAGGAGCTGCAGCCCGCGCTGATGACCGACGGGCGCCTGATCTTCTCGACCGAGAAGCGCGAGGTCGAGTTCCATCAGTTCGCGGGGCGCAGACAGAACCTCGACGGCGGCGACTACCACCCGCTCTTCGCGCAGCGCGAGAGCGTCGGGTTCCGCAGCGCGACCGAGATCGTCGAGCTGCTCGATCGCAACCTCGCGATGGTCGCAGCGCCGATCGACGCGGCCGACGGCGCGGGCACGATCGTGATCGTGAACCGATCGATCGGTCCCGATCAGGACGATCGCGACGGGAACGATCGCGCGTACATCCACTCGATGCGCTTCCCCGCGCCCGGCGCGTTCGACGGAGGCAGCGGCGTGTACCGCTCGCCCTCGCCGCTGCCGAGCGGACGTCTGATCGTGTCGTGTGATCTCGCGGCGACCGATCTGCGCGCGGGCGGCTTCGCATTCGAGCTCTGCGAGATCGATCCCGACACCGGCGCGGTGCGCACGGTCGGCGGTCGCGCGGGCGCGGCGGACGTGGAGGCGGTCGCGGTGTACTCGCGCCTGCCTCGCGAGATCTTCCACTCGCGCATGGACGAGGTGAACGGCTCGACCGGGATCGTGCCCGGCGCGACCGACGCCGAGATCACGGTGATGGACTTCCCGATGCTCGCGACGCTGCTCTTCGCGAACCGTCGCACGTCGCGGCCGATCGTCGGCGAGATCGGCGGCTTCGACGTGCTCGAGGCGCTCGCGCCACCCGACGGAGCCGACACGTTCGGCGACGTGATGGGCGAGGTCGTGAGCGACGACTTCGGCATGTTCTACCGCTCGATGCGCGATCTCGGTCACGTCGATCTCGCGCCCGACGGCTCGGCGAGTTTCCGGGTGCGGGGCGGCGCGTCGATCGAGCTGCGCGTCACCTCGCGCAGCGGAGCGCCGCTGGCGTTCGGCGAGGACGCGATCTTCACCGGCGAGATGCACCAGCGCGAGCACATGCAGTTCTATCCGGGCGAGCGCATCCGCCAGTCGATCCCGCGCGCGCGCTTCAACGAGCTGTGCGGCGGATGTCACGGGAGCATCAGCGGCCGCGAGCTCGACGTCGCGGCGGACATCGACGTGCTCACCGAGGCGTCGCGTCACGTGAGCGCGGTGGGAGAAGACCCGGTCGATCTATCGGGGCTCTGA
- a CDS encoding type II toxin-antitoxin system RelE/ParE family toxin → MLRAKLTPRARGELTRITEWWRAERPSAPELVLDELEAALATLTTAPHLGVAYPRARPGTRRFLLTQTRFHVDYAVRGGDLIVLSIWSSLRRHGPRLG, encoded by the coding sequence ATGCTGCGCGCGAAGCTCACGCCACGCGCGCGCGGCGAGCTCACGCGGATCACCGAGTGGTGGCGAGCGGAGCGACCGTCCGCCCCCGAGCTCGTTCTCGACGAGCTCGAAGCTGCGTTGGCGACGCTCACGACCGCACCGCACCTGGGCGTCGCGTATCCGCGTGCGCGACCAGGAACACGGCGCTTCTTGCTCACGCAGACGCGGTTCCACGTCGACTACGCAGTTCGAGGCGGTGACCTGATCGTGCTCTCGATCTGGAGCTCACTCCGCCGTCACGGCCCGCGCCTGGGGTGA